A part of Citrifermentans bremense genomic DNA contains:
- the hemW gene encoding radical SAM family heme chaperone HemW, producing MRAGIYIHFPFCLKKCLYCDFNSTPATGSDHRGYVELLLKEVELRQAALPEPVSAPTLYFGGGTPSLMGPELVGLVVASARERFSLEPDAEVTLEANPGTLTRERLDGYLAAGVNRLSLGVQSFEDRLLKRLGRVHSSAEALSAFQDARRAGFDNISIDLMHSLPGQSLSQWREALELAVSLVPEHVSAYALSIEEGTPFERLHDEGALPLPAEEEAAAMFEATTAVLSKAGYRHYEISNYALPGRHSRHNSAYWNRLSYLGFGAGAHSFWNPDGLGRRWKNPGDVAAYAGGIEAGLPVDEEPEQLTLKDALSESFFLGLRMLDGLDLAPLLQRYGEAALAPYLEQAAAWEKRGALIREGSLIRVSPGAVILANGIFSSFV from the coding sequence ATGCGTGCCGGCATTTATATACATTTTCCCTTCTGCCTGAAAAAGTGCCTCTACTGCGACTTCAACTCGACTCCCGCTACAGGCTCCGACCACCGGGGGTACGTGGAGCTGCTGCTGAAGGAGGTGGAGCTAAGACAGGCGGCACTCCCCGAACCGGTCAGCGCCCCGACCCTGTACTTCGGGGGGGGCACGCCGTCCCTGATGGGGCCGGAACTGGTGGGGCTCGTCGTCGCATCGGCGCGGGAGAGGTTTTCCCTGGAGCCGGACGCGGAGGTTACGCTAGAGGCAAATCCGGGTACGCTCACTCGGGAGCGCCTGGACGGGTACCTGGCGGCGGGGGTGAACCGCCTGTCGCTGGGGGTCCAGTCCTTCGAGGACCGCCTGCTCAAACGGCTGGGGCGCGTGCACAGCTCGGCTGAAGCGCTCTCAGCCTTCCAGGATGCGCGCCGCGCCGGCTTCGACAACATCAGCATCGACCTGATGCACTCCCTGCCGGGGCAGTCGCTTTCCCAGTGGCGCGAGGCGCTGGAGCTTGCCGTCTCGCTTGTGCCCGAGCACGTCTCCGCCTACGCGCTCTCCATCGAGGAGGGGACCCCCTTCGAGCGGCTCCACGACGAGGGGGCGCTCCCGCTTCCCGCCGAAGAGGAGGCCGCGGCCATGTTCGAGGCGACCACTGCCGTTCTCTCCAAGGCCGGCTACCGTCACTACGAGATCTCCAACTACGCGCTTCCCGGCCGCCATTCCCGCCACAACTCCGCCTACTGGAACAGGCTTAGCTACTTAGGCTTTGGCGCCGGCGCGCACTCCTTCTGGAACCCCGACGGGCTCGGGCGCCGCTGGAAGAACCCCGGCGACGTCGCGGCGTATGCCGGGGGAATCGAAGCAGGTCTTCCCGTGGATGAGGAGCCGGAGCAGCTGACGCTCAAAGACGCCCTCTCCGAGTCCTTCTTCCTGGGGCTTAGGATGCTCGATGGGCTCGACCTCGCGCCGCTTTTGCAGCGCTACGGCGAAGCTGCCCTCGCGCCTTACCTCGAGCAGGCCGCGGCATGGGAAAAAAGGGGCGCCCTCATCCGGGAGGGAAGCCTCATCCGCGTCTCCCCTGGCGCCGTCATCCTCGCCAACGGCATCTTCTCCAGCTTCGTCTAA
- a CDS encoding carbon-nitrogen family hydrolase — MQKTIKAAAVQFNIELGDVDSNVAYAENALRRLAAQGVELAVLPEMWSCGFAYRELNQLATRTPAIVERLEALSAELSMTIVGSLPEPHGEKVFNTAYVVDRGKVAGSYRKMHLFSLMGEDRHLDRGDSALVAQTSVGRIGVMICYDLRFPELARRLALDGADVIVVPGEWPKPREEHWRGLLKGRAIENQLFVIAANACGVIGKLDFFGSSMILGPKGELLAEAGYENAEPTALLDPAEMEKWRQSITCFKDRRPECY, encoded by the coding sequence ATGCAAAAAACCATCAAGGCGGCAGCGGTCCAGTTCAACATAGAGCTCGGCGACGTGGACTCAAACGTGGCCTATGCCGAAAACGCACTGCGCCGGCTGGCCGCCCAGGGGGTCGAGCTGGCCGTATTGCCCGAGATGTGGAGCTGCGGCTTCGCCTACCGGGAGCTGAACCAGCTGGCCACGCGCACCCCTGCGATCGTGGAGCGACTCGAGGCCCTTTCTGCAGAGCTCTCGATGACCATCGTCGGGAGCCTCCCCGAGCCTCACGGGGAGAAGGTCTTCAACACCGCCTACGTCGTCGACCGCGGGAAGGTCGCGGGGAGCTACCGCAAGATGCACCTCTTCTCGCTGATGGGGGAGGACCGCCACCTGGACCGCGGGGATTCGGCCCTCGTCGCCCAGACCAGCGTGGGAAGGATCGGCGTCATGATCTGCTACGACCTCCGCTTCCCGGAGCTGGCGCGCAGGCTTGCTCTCGACGGCGCCGACGTAATCGTGGTCCCCGGGGAATGGCCCAAGCCGCGCGAGGAACACTGGCGCGGCCTCTTGAAGGGGCGCGCCATCGAGAACCAGCTCTTCGTGATCGCGGCCAACGCCTGCGGCGTCATCGGCAAGCTCGACTTCTTCGGCTCCAGCATGATCCTCGGGCCGAAGGGAGAACTGCTCGCGGAGGCGGGGTACGAGAACGCGGAGCCGACCGCTCTCCTTGACCCCGCAGAGATGGAAAAGTGGCGCCAGAGCATCACCTGCTTCAAGGACCGGCGCCCCGAGTGCTATTGA
- the tolQ gene encoding protein TolQ, whose product MGMFASTGLVVKLVLFLLLYFSVVSWGIIFYKLLQVSRANGASERFLEFFWKAKRFDAISGQLDRFTNSPLTVLFQEGYGELKKLQEKVEEKADPNSISTDLGGIDNIARALRRATTSEITRLEKYLTFLATTGATAPFIGLFGTVWGIMTAFEKIGQTGSASLAVVAPGIAEALIATAIGLVAAIPAVMGYNHFQHKIKVLISEMDSFSTEFLNIVQRNFAGR is encoded by the coding sequence GTGGGCATGTTTGCTTCGACCGGCCTGGTCGTAAAACTGGTTCTTTTCCTCTTGCTCTATTTCTCCGTCGTTTCCTGGGGCATCATCTTCTACAAGCTGCTGCAGGTCTCGCGCGCCAACGGCGCCTCAGAGCGCTTCCTCGAGTTCTTCTGGAAGGCAAAGCGCTTCGACGCCATCAGCGGCCAGCTGGACCGCTTCACGAATTCGCCGCTCACGGTGCTTTTCCAGGAAGGGTACGGGGAGCTTAAGAAGCTCCAGGAGAAGGTGGAGGAGAAGGCGGATCCCAACAGCATCAGCACCGACCTGGGGGGGATCGACAACATCGCCCGCGCCCTGCGCCGCGCCACCACCTCGGAGATCACCCGCCTGGAGAAGTACCTGACCTTCCTCGCCACGACCGGCGCCACCGCCCCCTTCATCGGCCTCTTCGGCACCGTCTGGGGGATCATGACCGCGTTCGAGAAGATAGGCCAGACCGGCTCGGCCTCGCTCGCCGTCGTCGCCCCGGGGATCGCGGAGGCGCTCATCGCCACCGCCATCGGCCTGGTGGCCGCGATTCCCGCCGTCATGGGGTACAACCACTTCCAGCACAAGATCAAGGTGCTCATCTCGGAGATGGACAGCTTCTCCACCGAGTTCCTCAACATCGTGCAGCGCAACTTCGCGGGGAGATAA
- the tolR gene encoding protein TolR yields MEFGNRDNGNRGTMSQINVTPLVDVMLVLLIIFMVTAPMMQQGVQVNLPKADTKALAPKEDTLVVSLEQSGRTFINSSEISQDQLKEKLTSMLAGREKREVFLKADQSVPYGEVVKVMAQIKGAGVERLGMVTESPQRR; encoded by the coding sequence ATGGAGTTCGGCAACAGGGACAACGGCAACCGCGGCACAATGTCGCAGATCAACGTGACGCCGTTGGTCGACGTCATGCTGGTGCTCTTGATCATCTTCATGGTCACCGCACCGATGATGCAGCAGGGGGTCCAGGTGAACCTCCCCAAGGCGGACACGAAGGCGCTTGCGCCCAAGGAGGACACGCTGGTGGTCTCTTTGGAGCAGTCGGGCAGGACCTTCATCAATTCCTCGGAGATCTCCCAGGACCAGCTCAAAGAGAAGCTCACCTCGATGCTGGCCGGCAGGGAGAAGCGCGAGGTCTTCCTCAAGGCTGACCAGTCGGTACCCTATGGCGAGGTCGTCAAGGTGATGGCCCAGATCAAGGGGGCGGGAGTCGAGCGGCTGGGCATGGTAACGGAGTCCCCGCAGCGGCGATGA
- a CDS encoding energy transducer TonB, giving the protein MRKQPTRRYPGPEGMFALSFVCHLVVFLIIAKWQFYPEFHPDETPVTYVDMVTLPVASPQAGTPAAEAEKEAVPPPPATPAAPAMVQPAAPVKPAKPAAKAPAPSPTAKNNPASTAAQEQAFNERLAKLERVAQEKRQSEVLERLRKRGSQPTGMPGGKGSEAGSDYPSYLQSRLKDALKEVMVSQSKSPQVIATITVSGDGRIADYHVEKGSGDPLFDDAVHRAVTLAGKSLVPPPGGATFKRLFRFRPEGVGIR; this is encoded by the coding sequence ATGAGAAAGCAGCCGACACGTCGATACCCGGGGCCGGAGGGGATGTTCGCCCTCTCCTTCGTCTGCCACCTGGTCGTGTTCCTGATCATAGCAAAGTGGCAGTTCTACCCGGAGTTCCATCCGGACGAAACCCCCGTCACCTACGTGGACATGGTCACCCTCCCCGTCGCCTCGCCGCAGGCCGGCACGCCGGCAGCCGAGGCCGAAAAGGAGGCGGTCCCTCCCCCGCCCGCCACACCTGCCGCGCCGGCCATGGTGCAGCCGGCCGCGCCCGTCAAACCGGCCAAGCCGGCAGCCAAAGCACCTGCACCCTCCCCCACGGCCAAGAACAATCCTGCGAGCACCGCGGCCCAGGAGCAGGCCTTCAACGAACGACTGGCGAAACTGGAGCGCGTCGCCCAGGAGAAACGGCAGTCCGAGGTCCTGGAAAGGCTTCGGAAAAGGGGGAGCCAGCCAACGGGGATGCCAGGTGGGAAGGGGAGCGAGGCGGGAAGCGACTACCCCTCCTACCTCCAGTCCCGCCTGAAAGACGCACTCAAGGAAGTCATGGTATCGCAGAGCAAGTCGCCGCAGGTGATCGCAACCATCACCGTTTCGGGCGACGGCAGGATCGCCGATTACCATGTGGAAAAGGGTTCAGGTGACCCGCTTTTTGACGACGCGGTCCACCGGGCCGTGACGCTCGCCGGCAAGTCTCTGGTTCCACCGCCCGGCGGCGCTACCTTCAAGCGCTTGTTCCGCTTCAGACCGGAAGGGGTCGGTATAAGATGA
- the tolB gene encoding Tol-Pal system beta propeller repeat protein TolB produces the protein MRIIILLALLLLAPQMAQAAEGYIDVTAPVSRKLKLYPAPTTGLVGQVTPEVSRELSELFGMDLGLAGPFEISGNGADADLILKSSYSTQGGNITLECRLVDRVLNREVTAKRYSGSAKELRRMGHAFSDEVLRALTGEKGPFTGKIAYVTKISGNKEIFVMDYDGHNPQRLTNNGSINLKPDFAPSGKEIIYTSYKKGNPDLYRRELFTGLEARISSRSGLNAMGAYSPDGSRIAMVMSKDGNSEIYLVSREGKELARLTNNHAIDVSPAWSPDGSRIVFVSDRLGKPQIFVMDADGGNQRRLTTNGGYNVTPRWSPKGDRIVYARQEGGGFQIHAINTDGTQDTQLTSAGSNEHPRFSPDGRFVVFSSTRDGAEAIYLMRVDGSSQTRISPNKAQNSSPTWSVNW, from the coding sequence ATGAGAATAATCATACTGTTGGCCTTGCTGCTCCTGGCGCCTCAAATGGCACAGGCGGCAGAGGGATACATAGACGTAACGGCCCCGGTGAGCCGCAAGCTGAAACTTTATCCTGCGCCCACCACCGGCCTCGTCGGACAGGTGACCCCGGAGGTGTCCAGGGAGCTCTCCGAGCTGTTCGGGATGGACCTGGGGCTCGCCGGCCCGTTCGAAATCTCCGGCAACGGCGCCGACGCCGACCTGATCCTGAAAAGCTCCTACAGCACGCAGGGGGGTAACATCACCCTGGAGTGCCGGCTGGTGGACCGGGTGCTGAACCGCGAGGTGACCGCCAAGCGCTACAGCGGCTCAGCAAAGGAGCTGCGCCGCATGGGGCATGCCTTCTCCGACGAGGTGCTGCGCGCCTTGACCGGTGAGAAAGGTCCCTTCACCGGCAAGATCGCCTACGTGACCAAGATCTCCGGCAACAAGGAGATCTTCGTCATGGACTACGACGGGCACAACCCGCAGCGGCTCACCAACAACGGCTCCATCAACCTCAAGCCCGACTTCGCCCCCTCCGGCAAGGAGATCATCTACACCTCCTACAAGAAGGGGAACCCGGACCTGTACCGCCGCGAACTCTTCACCGGTCTCGAAGCGCGCATCTCCTCCAGGAGCGGCCTGAACGCCATGGGTGCCTACTCCCCCGACGGCAGCAGGATCGCCATGGTGATGAGTAAGGACGGCAACTCCGAGATCTACCTGGTCTCGCGGGAAGGAAAGGAACTGGCGCGGCTCACCAACAACCACGCCATCGACGTTTCCCCGGCCTGGTCGCCCGACGGCTCCCGCATCGTCTTCGTTTCCGACCGCCTCGGCAAGCCCCAGATCTTCGTTATGGACGCCGATGGCGGCAACCAGCGCCGGCTCACCACCAACGGCGGCTACAACGTCACGCCGCGCTGGTCACCCAAGGGGGACCGGATCGTCTACGCGCGCCAGGAAGGAGGCGGGTTCCAGATTCACGCCATCAACACCGACGGCACCCAGGACACCCAGCTCACCAGCGCCGGGAGCAACGAGCACCCCCGCTTCTCCCCGGACGGCCGCTTCGTCGTCTTCAGCTCCACCCGCGACGGCGCCGAGGCGATCTACCTGATGCGCGTCGACGGGAGCAGCCAGACCAGGATCTCGCCCAACAAGGCCCAGAATTCCAGTCCCACCTGGTCGGTAAATTGGTAA
- the pal gene encoding peptidoglycan-associated lipoprotein Pal encodes MRKMILGSLVVLSFGALLSAGCAKKDVVRTEEPISAAQPAPAQTPSTQTAPMQQARPEAESGAAQQPITETTPSREPAVAQETAKEAGQGTAQEVQAELQKVYFNFDSSDLSEEARASLSKNAEYLSRQAGVKVRIEGNCDERGSDDYNMALGERRAKSAKDYLVNLGIASDRLSTISYGEEKPAVQGHDEAAWAKNRRDEFVIVK; translated from the coding sequence ATGCGCAAGATGATTCTCGGTTCCCTGGTTGTTCTGTCTTTCGGAGCACTTCTTTCGGCCGGCTGCGCCAAAAAAGACGTCGTGAGAACAGAGGAGCCGATTTCGGCTGCCCAGCCCGCCCCAGCCCAAACGCCTTCCACCCAGACTGCGCCGATGCAGCAGGCACGGCCGGAGGCCGAATCGGGCGCAGCACAGCAGCCGATAACGGAAACCACCCCAAGCCGCGAGCCGGCGGTCGCCCAGGAAACCGCCAAAGAAGCGGGCCAGGGCACAGCGCAGGAAGTCCAGGCCGAGCTCCAGAAGGTCTACTTCAACTTCGACTCCTCCGATCTTTCGGAAGAGGCCCGCGCGAGCCTCTCGAAGAACGCCGAGTACCTGAGCCGCCAGGCCGGGGTCAAGGTGCGCATCGAGGGTAACTGCGACGAGCGCGGCTCCGACGACTACAACATGGCGCTGGGCGAAAGAAGGGCCAAATCGGCCAAGGACTACCTGGTCAACCTGGGAATCGCCTCCGACCGCCTCTCCACCATCAGCTACGGCGAAGAGAAGCCGGCCGTTCAGGGTCACGACGAGGCGGCCTGGGCCAAGAACAGAAGGGATGAATTCGTCATCGTCAAGTAA
- the ybgF gene encoding tol-pal system protein YbgF: MQAKRVALGSLLLLALFGCASQGELESVRRDSDEMKNRLFTMEKGLNEVRAEVREGVEKSLAGYRQSLESLQADMSGFQKEMASIRKGGADLQATLESARVDMQLLTGKVDDVRILAQKPADDIALLKEDLTKRLASLEERMAKLEKGVDEQAKKAAQLQQAPEYLYQKGYEAMKEGNLPKARELFSSFLEHHPKHNLAANAQYWIGESYYSEKRFEDAVLEFENVIKNYPDKDKAPAAMLKQGMAFRELGDTKSANYIMKKLVEEHPKSEEAKIAREKYKIK, encoded by the coding sequence ATGCAGGCAAAGAGAGTGGCACTGGGCTCACTGCTACTGCTCGCCTTATTCGGCTGCGCCAGCCAGGGTGAACTCGAATCGGTGCGCCGCGACTCGGACGAGATGAAGAACCGCCTCTTCACCATGGAGAAGGGGTTGAACGAGGTGCGCGCCGAGGTGAGGGAAGGGGTGGAGAAATCGCTCGCCGGTTACCGCCAGAGCCTCGAGTCGCTGCAGGCGGACATGTCGGGGTTCCAGAAGGAGATGGCGTCGATCAGGAAGGGAGGCGCCGACCTTCAGGCGACCCTGGAGAGCGCCCGGGTCGACATGCAGCTTCTGACCGGGAAGGTCGACGACGTGCGCATCCTGGCCCAGAAGCCGGCGGACGACATCGCCCTCTTGAAGGAAGACCTGACCAAGCGCCTGGCCTCCCTCGAAGAGCGGATGGCCAAGCTGGAGAAGGGGGTCGATGAGCAGGCGAAAAAGGCGGCCCAACTGCAGCAGGCGCCCGAGTACCTGTACCAGAAGGGTTACGAGGCGATGAAGGAGGGAAACCTCCCCAAGGCGCGCGAGCTCTTCTCCAGCTTCCTGGAGCATCACCCGAAGCACAACCTCGCCGCCAACGCGCAATACTGGATCGGCGAGAGCTACTACTCCGAGAAGAGGTTCGAGGACGCGGTGCTCGAGTTCGAGAACGTGATCAAGAACTACCCGGACAAGGACAAGGCACCCGCCGCCATGCTCAAGCAGGGGATGGCCTTCAGGGAACTGGGCGACACCAAGAGCGCCAACTACATAATGAAGAAGTTGGTGGAAGAGCATCCCAAGTCGGAAGAGGCGAAGATCGCCAGAGAGAAGTACAAGATAAAGTGA
- the tatB gene encoding Sec-independent protein translocase protein TatB, which translates to MFGIGMPELVIILVIALIVIGPQKLPDLAKSLGKGLAEFKKATDDFKQTLETDGRTEEEKEHLAKLAEAKRKAEEEQAKSAEELRVKVEGTEAAPAAPAAKAKAEAEKTA; encoded by the coding sequence ATGTTCGGAATAGGGATGCCTGAACTCGTCATTATTTTGGTTATCGCCCTGATAGTCATTGGCCCCCAGAAGCTCCCCGACCTTGCCAAGTCTCTCGGCAAAGGGCTTGCCGAGTTCAAGAAGGCGACCGACGACTTCAAGCAGACCCTCGAGACTGACGGCAGGACCGAAGAGGAGAAGGAGCACCTGGCCAAGCTAGCCGAGGCGAAGCGCAAGGCGGAAGAGGAGCAGGCGAAGTCCGCCGAGGAGCTGAGGGTCAAGGTGGAGGGGACGGAAGCAGCGCCGGCCGCACCGGCGGCCAAGGCCAAGGCCGAGGCGGAGAAAACGGCCTAG
- the nadA gene encoding quinolinate synthase NadA, translating into MTQESLKADIKALLKERKAVLLAHNYMRDEVQEIADITGDSLALSIEAAKTDAEVIVFCGVHFMAESASILAPEKTVLLPRLDAGCPMADMVSVEALKEMKAKLPGVPVVTYVNSSAAVKAESDICCTSANAVKVVQSMSEKEIIFAPDRNLGSYIARFTDKKFHLWEGYCPTHERLRPEVVKELKAANPDAPFVCHPECNPKVVELADHVCSTTGMYDYCKKSSAKRFIIGTEAGILWRLKRENPDKEFILASPALICPNMKLTSLEDVFEALQQMKPVVKVPEEIRIPAKRALDRMLAIPRD; encoded by the coding sequence ATGACGCAGGAATCTTTAAAAGCCGATATTAAAGCGCTTCTGAAAGAGCGCAAAGCAGTACTTCTCGCGCACAACTACATGCGCGACGAGGTGCAGGAGATAGCAGACATAACCGGCGACTCGCTGGCTCTTTCCATAGAAGCGGCCAAGACCGATGCGGAGGTAATCGTATTCTGCGGCGTCCACTTCATGGCGGAATCCGCCTCCATCCTGGCGCCTGAAAAAACGGTGCTCCTCCCCCGCCTCGACGCGGGATGCCCCATGGCCGACATGGTTTCGGTCGAGGCCCTGAAGGAGATGAAAGCGAAGCTTCCCGGCGTGCCGGTGGTCACCTACGTGAACTCCTCCGCGGCGGTCAAGGCAGAGAGCGACATCTGCTGCACCTCCGCGAACGCGGTGAAGGTGGTCCAGTCGATGAGCGAAAAGGAGATCATCTTCGCCCCGGACCGAAACCTCGGTAGCTACATAGCCCGCTTCACCGACAAGAAGTTCCACCTCTGGGAAGGGTACTGCCCGACCCACGAGCGGCTCAGGCCCGAGGTGGTCAAGGAGCTGAAAGCGGCGAACCCCGACGCACCATTTGTCTGCCATCCCGAATGCAACCCGAAGGTGGTCGAGCTGGCGGACCACGTCTGCTCCACCACCGGGATGTACGACTACTGCAAGAAGAGCAGCGCCAAGCGCTTCATCATCGGCACCGAGGCGGGGATCTTGTGGCGGCTTAAGCGCGAGAACCCGGACAAGGAATTCATCCTCGCCTCCCCGGCGCTCATCTGCCCCAACATGAAGCTCACCTCCCTGGAGGACGTCTTCGAGGCGCTGCAGCAGATGAAGCCCGTGGTCAAGGTCCCGGAAGAGATCCGCATCCCGGCCAAGCGCGCCCTGGACCGGATGCTCGCCATCCCCAGGGACTAG
- a CDS encoding gamma carbonic anhydrase family protein — protein MIRPFKGIAPKIDPSAFIAETAVIIGEVSIGKEASIWYNCVVRGDVNFISIGDRTNIQDLSMLHVTHKKNPEDPGAPLVIGNDVTVGHSVTLHGCTIEDGAFVGMQAIIMDKVVVGKGALVGARALVTEGTVIPPGTLWVGSPAKYKRDLTESEIAWLSRSAGNYVRYSREFMEELG, from the coding sequence ATGATCCGACCGTTCAAGGGTATCGCCCCGAAGATAGATCCTTCCGCGTTCATCGCCGAGACCGCCGTCATCATCGGCGAGGTCAGCATCGGCAAGGAAGCGAGCATCTGGTACAACTGCGTGGTGCGCGGCGACGTCAACTTCATCAGCATCGGGGACCGGACCAACATCCAGGACCTCTCCATGCTGCACGTAACGCACAAGAAGAACCCGGAAGACCCCGGGGCGCCGCTTGTCATCGGCAACGACGTCACCGTCGGCCACAGCGTTACCCTGCACGGCTGCACCATCGAGGACGGCGCCTTCGTCGGGATGCAGGCGATCATCATGGACAAGGTCGTGGTCGGCAAGGGGGCCCTCGTCGGCGCGCGCGCCCTGGTCACCGAGGGGACCGTCATCCCGCCGGGCACGCTCTGGGTCGGCTCCCCCGCAAAGTACAAGCGCGACCTGACCGAGAGCGAGATCGCCTGGCTCTCCCGCTCCGCGGGGAACTACGTCAGGTACTCCCGCGAGTTCATGGAAGAACTCGGTTAG
- a CDS encoding endonuclease III domain-containing protein → MLDKEQTQTALMELFETLLSRYGALNWWPADTPFEVCVGAILTQNTNWGNVEKVIVNLKREGLLSVQALREIDEERLAELIRPSGFFNVKSARLKEFVVWILQRHGSLEAMFGGDWRLLREELCAVRGIGPETCDSILLYAGEKPSFVVDAYTRRLFSRLGLVRETDDYHRVRALFMDHLPAEVPLFNEYHALIVEQCKRHCRKKPSCEGCPLSHFCTLPAAGAP, encoded by the coding sequence ATGCTGGACAAGGAACAGACGCAAACGGCGCTCATGGAGCTCTTCGAGACGCTCCTTAGCCGCTACGGCGCGCTCAACTGGTGGCCCGCCGACACCCCATTCGAGGTCTGCGTCGGCGCCATCCTGACCCAGAACACCAACTGGGGTAACGTCGAAAAAGTAATAGTGAACCTGAAACGAGAGGGGCTCCTCTCGGTGCAGGCGCTCCGGGAGATCGATGAGGAGCGACTGGCCGAGTTGATACGCCCCTCTGGCTTTTTCAACGTTAAGAGCGCGCGGCTGAAGGAGTTCGTCGTCTGGATTTTGCAGCGCCACGGCTCGCTGGAGGCGATGTTCGGGGGGGACTGGAGGCTTCTGAGGGAAGAACTCTGCGCCGTGCGGGGGATCGGGCCTGAGACCTGCGACTCCATCCTCCTCTACGCGGGGGAGAAGCCCTCCTTCGTGGTCGACGCCTACACCAGGCGCCTGTTCTCAAGGCTAGGGCTCGTGCGCGAGACGGACGACTACCACCGGGTGCGCGCCCTTTTCATGGACCACCTCCCCGCCGAGGTCCCCCTTTTCAACGAGTACCACGCCCTGATCGTGGAGCAGTGCAAGCGGCACTGCCGCAAGAAGCCCTCCTGCGAAGGGTGCCCCCTCTCCCACTTTTGCACCCTCCCCGCGGCAGGCGCTCCCTGA
- a CDS encoding TraB/GumN family protein, whose protein sequence is MRFFANLFLLLFLADGSLSLLDELASLFFPLVPISGLRGLLANAVILAAVPLYLSLGIDRRLPKRLFLPLILFVFWCPLSVWIFPVLGTLKLYGPFMAALQLGLGTFLVSRFYDNPQAPLTLPPALFEGPCFDLRNTLAFVGVNVLVLPAALATASLFFANSYATEATGGFMNIAPRGLYMAERTYRRGDRTVKLAGMIHIGEKEYYDEVARLVPPGNTVVLAEGVTDEKGKLKNKFDYKNVANLLGLASQEKLLFKGRLIEPKDLETAGKSGGKEPAAPDILRADVDVSVFRQETMMLLDAMGKELRGNPSTVDGLLKLNRWAEQNITPAMYAVIMDDILQRRNQVVVGYLDRALKSYRTVVIPWGALHMKGIEAELLKRGFVLQEEKKRLSVDFKRVLSHNSGDSK, encoded by the coding sequence ATGAGATTCTTCGCCAACCTGTTCCTGCTCCTGTTTCTCGCCGACGGGAGCCTTTCGCTTTTGGACGAGCTCGCCTCGCTCTTTTTCCCGCTGGTCCCCATCTCCGGGCTGCGCGGCCTTTTGGCCAATGCGGTGATCCTTGCGGCCGTACCGCTCTACCTGAGCCTCGGCATCGACCGACGGCTGCCGAAACGGCTCTTCCTCCCCCTGATCCTGTTCGTCTTCTGGTGCCCCCTCTCCGTCTGGATCTTTCCCGTCCTCGGCACGCTGAAGCTCTACGGCCCGTTCATGGCGGCGCTGCAGCTCGGGCTCGGCACCTTCCTCGTCTCCCGCTTCTACGACAACCCGCAAGCGCCCCTCACCCTCCCGCCGGCGCTCTTCGAAGGACCCTGCTTCGACCTGCGCAACACCCTGGCCTTTGTCGGCGTCAACGTCCTGGTCCTCCCGGCTGCGCTGGCGACGGCGTCGCTCTTCTTCGCCAACTCGTACGCGACCGAGGCGACCGGCGGGTTCATGAACATTGCGCCACGGGGGCTCTACATGGCGGAGCGGACCTACCGCCGTGGCGACCGCACCGTGAAACTCGCCGGCATGATCCACATCGGCGAGAAGGAGTACTACGACGAAGTGGCGCGGCTGGTCCCTCCCGGCAATACCGTGGTGCTCGCCGAAGGGGTCACCGACGAGAAGGGGAAGCTCAAGAACAAGTTCGATTACAAGAATGTGGCGAACCTCCTGGGGCTCGCCTCGCAGGAGAAGCTCCTCTTCAAGGGTAGGTTGATCGAACCGAAAGATCTGGAAACTGCCGGAAAGAGCGGGGGAAAGGAGCCTGCTGCGCCGGACATCCTCAGGGCGGACGTGGATGTGAGCGTCTTCCGCCAGGAGACCATGATGCTCCTGGACGCCATGGGGAAAGAGCTGCGCGGGAACCCCTCCACCGTCGACGGGCTGCTGAAGCTGAACCGTTGGGCGGAGCAGAACATAACGCCCGCGATGTACGCGGTGATCATGGACGACATCCTGCAGCGCAGGAATCAGGTTGTGGTCGGGTACCTGGACCGGGCGCTGAAGAGCTACCGGACAGTGGTAATCCCCTGGGGCGCCCTGCACATGAAGGGGATCGAGGCGGAGCTTCTCAAGAGGGGGTTCGTGCTGCAGGAGGAAAAGAAGCGGCTGAGCGTGGATTTCAAGCGAGTACTGTCACACAACAGTGGAGATTCAAAGTAA